In Archangium violaceum, the following are encoded in one genomic region:
- a CDS encoding cytochrome P450: protein MTSPGNSAHPPGPKREWLGIEQLTNPLGRLIREKQRHGDIVYFPNPRAPAWLLTHPDHAQHVLADNATNYISLAGTRPNPLLGKGLFAAPHGDSWLRQRRLVQPVFHRPRLARMVEGMAGDVQVMAERWASHVGTGEPVELLSEMRRLVVGMLGTSVFSSNMYESNATLRAALDYFTQDIHGPHDSVAMLLAEILTSILGMPIRGSRSKRFLAAVEQVNTIFYGLIAERRQAPAGKDDILAMLLEARDTQGVALTDTEVRDELVSLYVGGHESTAVALTWTAYELALNPDVQRRVRDELTTVLGGQPPTFESLQNLPYTRAVVDETLRVHPPAWQLVRRAEREDQLAGWTVQPRTLMVVSPYLLHRHPDFWKEPERFLPERFLPGQKEGRHRYAYLPFGAGQRQCVGNGYTLTLLTVALATLLPRYELRLAPDYRLVPMSGSTHRPRNGVLATLTRAG, encoded by the coding sequence ATGACCTCTCCAGGAAACTCCGCCCATCCCCCCGGGCCCAAGCGTGAATGGCTCGGCATCGAGCAGTTGACGAATCCCCTGGGGCGGCTCATCCGGGAGAAGCAGCGGCACGGCGACATCGTCTACTTCCCCAACCCCCGGGCTCCCGCCTGGCTGCTGACGCATCCGGACCATGCGCAGCACGTGCTGGCGGACAACGCCACCAACTACATCTCCCTGGCGGGCACCCGGCCCAATCCCCTGCTGGGCAAGGGACTCTTCGCCGCCCCGCATGGTGACTCCTGGCTGCGTCAGCGGCGCCTGGTGCAGCCCGTCTTCCACCGTCCCCGGTTGGCCCGGATGGTGGAGGGCATGGCGGGGGACGTCCAGGTGATGGCCGAGCGCTGGGCCTCCCACGTTGGCACCGGCGAGCCGGTGGAGTTGCTGTCCGAGATGCGCCGGCTGGTCGTCGGCATGCTGGGCACCTCCGTCTTCTCGAGCAACATGTACGAGAGCAATGCCACGCTCCGCGCCGCGCTCGACTACTTCACCCAGGACATCCACGGCCCGCACGACTCGGTGGCGATGCTCCTGGCGGAGATCCTCACCTCCATCCTGGGCATGCCCATTCGTGGCTCGCGCAGCAAGCGCTTCCTGGCGGCCGTCGAGCAGGTGAACACCATCTTCTACGGCCTCATCGCCGAGCGCCGTCAGGCCCCCGCTGGCAAGGACGACATCCTGGCGATGCTGCTGGAGGCCCGGGACACGCAGGGCGTGGCGCTGACGGACACCGAGGTGCGCGACGAGCTGGTGTCCCTCTATGTCGGCGGGCACGAGTCCACGGCGGTGGCGCTCACCTGGACGGCGTATGAGCTGGCGCTCAACCCCGACGTGCAACGGCGCGTGCGTGACGAGCTGACCACCGTCCTGGGAGGGCAGCCGCCCACCTTCGAGAGCCTCCAGAACCTGCCGTACACGCGCGCGGTGGTGGACGAGACCCTCCGCGTCCACCCTCCCGCGTGGCAGCTCGTGCGCCGGGCGGAGCGGGAGGATCAGCTCGCCGGTTGGACCGTCCAGCCGAGGACCCTGATGGTGGTCTCCCCCTACCTCCTGCACCGCCATCCCGACTTCTGGAAGGAGCCCGAGCGCTTCCTCCCCGAGCGCTTCCTCCCCGGACAGAAGGAGGGCCGGCACCGCTACGCCTACCTGCCCTTCGGCGCGGGCCAGCGGCAGTGCGTCGGCAACGGCTACACGCTGACGCTCCTCACGGTCGCCCTCGCCACGCTGCTGCCGCGCTACGAGCTGCGCCTGGCACCGGACTACCGGCTCGTCCCCATGTCCGGCTCCACCCACCGTCCTCGCAACGGCGTGCTGGCCACGCTCACACGAGCGGGGTGA